Within the Deltaproteobacteria bacterium genome, the region AGATCTGGCGAATGAACGGCTCGAACCACTCGCTGATCGCGCTCCCGAATCAGCCGTCGAGTCACCGCGTTGCGGCGCTCCGCGACTTCTCGGATGACGGCCTCGCGGACATCCTCTTCCACGCGGACAACACCGGCGACAGCGTGCTGTGGACGCTGAACGCGGGCGGGCAGAGCGCCGTGCTTCCCGTCGATCCCGCACCGGCGGGGGCGCGACTCGGCGCGGTGGCGGACCTCGATGGCGATGGCTTCCCCGATCTCGTGTGGCACGCCGCGAGCGGCAACACGCTCGAAGCCTGGCAGATGATGGGCGCCGATCCGATCGCCGTGTTCAGCCTGCCGAGCCCGCGCGCCGGCGCGCTGCTGATGGGCGCGGGCGACGTGGACGGCGACGGCGACGACGACCTCGCCTGGTCGATGAAGTCGGGCAAGAAGCGGCGCGTGGACGTCTGGCTCGTCGACGGCATGAACGCGCCCACGCAAGGCATCGCGCTGATCGCGAAGAAGAAGACGAAGTGGCGCGGGCTCGTGGACGTGGACGACGACGGCCACGCCGAGCTGCTCTTCGTGCGCAAGAGCGGCTTCTCGGCGACGAGCGTCGAGAGCACGGGCAGCGACAACGCGAACGGCGACTTCCAATGGGACGC harbors:
- a CDS encoding VCBS repeat-containing protein, which encodes MELRSHIAKSALALLATFAATASAGLDVTGSSFGTSWSAATGPVAGYAVQVSRNGGAYVEVSRVTGTSTRVSGQVGDRVLVRIAAFDSTGRMGTPSVPSDQVNFVSTAPPPPPPGGGGNTAGDIDGDGVSDALAYNVTTGELSALLVKSDGTRVWQVVGSPSDPGLRPAGYADVDGDGQADVLWRNATTGDNEIWRMNGSNHSLIALPNQPSSHRVAALRDFSDDGLADILFHADNTGDSVLWTLNAGGQSAVLPVDPAPAGARLGAVADLDGDGFPDLVWHAASGNTLEAWQMMGADPIAVFSLPSPRAGALLMGAGDVDGDGDDDLAWSMKSGKKRRVDVWLVDGMNAPTQGIALIAKKKTKWRGLVDVDDDGHAELLFVRKSGFSATSVESTGSDNANGDFQWDAQTATLDEVPASKSWYFLVLE